One window of the Cardiocondyla obscurior isolate alpha-2009 linkage group LG05, Cobs3.1, whole genome shotgun sequence genome contains the following:
- the LOC139103000 gene encoding uncharacterized protein, translating to MSYCTNAPMVTHTCETLLSKCEIPIIDLAHMGTERCPQKGVVKQVASKLLRALSEKGLALLVNHGIPECKMKAAYRALDAFCELPDETRAKYERVSPDNHGYVKPGTEKFSDEMELRHAFNVTECQRILPEEEVLGFRLAVDELARDFKQLATMLLTALSVGLEQSHDFLLSKHAHILGSGNSSTLRLLYYPPVGAPVQGLTRCGAHCDYGTFTLLAQDCEGGLEIQTGERWARVGHLPGAILINTGELLAHWTNGQLPALRHRVVVPEHCGRGRHSIAFFVHPDNDIPIEPLDTKITTANQETTPCRLQKKKRSVLTAYQHLQRRFRETYAS from the exons ATGAGTTATTGCACCAACGCGCCCATGGTCACGCACACTTGCGAGACTCTTCTCAGCAAGTGCGAAATCCCGATCATCGACCTCGCTCACATGG GCACGGAAAGATGTCCTCAGAAGGGAGTCGTGAAGCAGGTGGCCTCGAAGCTGCTAAGGGCGCTGTCCGAGAAAGGATTGGCCTTGCTTGTCAACCATGGGATTCCAGAGTGTAAG ATGAAGGCAGCTTACAGAGCTCTGGACGCATTTTGCGAGCTGCCAGACGAAACGCGAGCAAAATACGAGCGCGTCTCGCCAGATAATCACGGCTACGTTAAGCCAGGCACGGAGAA ATTTTCTGACGAAATGGAACTTCGCCATGCCTTCAATGTAACTGAATGCCAGCGGATCCTGCCTGAAGAAGAGGTTCTTGGATTTAGATTAGCGGTGGATGAATTGGCACGCGATTTTAAGCAACTAGCCACCATGCTCCTTACt GCTCTGTCCGTGGGTTTGGAACAGTCCCACGACTTCCTGCTGTCGAAGCACGCGCATATACTCGGCTCTGGCAACTCTTCCACCCTGCGTCTCCTCTATTATCCACCAGTCGGTGCACCGGTACAAGGACTGACCCGATGCGGCGCCCATTGCGACTATGGCACTTTCACTTTGCTGGCGCAG GACTGCGAGGGTGGTCTTGAAATACAAACTGGAGAAAGATGGGCTAGAGTGGGCCATCTTCCAGGTGCCATATTAATCAACACTGGCGAATTACTGGCACACTGGACCAACGGGCAACTTCCAGCACTCAGACATCGCGTCGTTGTGCCAGAACACTGCGGTCGCGGCCGTCATTCCATCGCCTTTTTCGTGCACCCAGACAACGATATTCCTATAGAGCCGTTAGATACAAAGATCACCACAGCCAATCAGGAAACAACGCCTTGCCGCCTCCAGAAAAAGAAGCGAAGCGTACTCACGGCGTATCAGCATCTTCAACGTCGTTTTCGTGAAACTTACGCGTCCTAA
- the Mif2 gene encoding mitochondrial translation initiation factor 2 isoform X1 has protein sequence MAASLTGTCTTFSLLKQPFYRIVSSNNTKKYMLDSLFLTCIQCQHYHTTPQYFKSRSKRVNVFNNLKPKKKLPVVDIWKRMTVSELASSTARDIDDVLNAIFVFDSTGRYNKNTVIEDQTILHNAVRNLGLKFKVIPRPDNKVEESTKDCNAVRRPQADESVLIKRRPVVTIMGHVDHGKTTLLDTLRNTSIVKTEFGGITQHIGAFNVTLKTGETITFLDTPGHAAFNIMRMRGAQVTDIVVLVVAADDGVMDQTVESIEMAKAANVPIIVAINKIDKPNADIARTQKMLAQQGILVEAMGGDIQSVNVSALHGTNLDILTEAVALQAELVGLKGDPTGLVEAVVIESTTDCYRGKLATVLIQRGTLRKGAFLVSGLTWAKVRAMFDHSGKLVTEAKLSDAVQIIGWKDLPSAGDEILEVENERKVRMVLRYREEEKATQLAQEHKIAADKKHEEYLKIYKEHQAKRRAIGRYVKISAPVQNEKPDDGIPKLNVVVKGDVAGSVEAILDVFNTYGSDDKCQLSVVHYGVGPVTETDLEMADMFNAIIYPFNVGITKDLQEKADKKMILIRPYNIIYKLIDDVKKEINKKLPLIDAENVIGEANVLQEFEITDKKKKVNVAGCRCIKGNLKRDAMYRLMRGQTLIHTGKLASMRHMKNETETIKTDVECGLRFEDPTISFKPGDVLICYQIYQKPQQTDWDPGF, from the exons AAGTCCAGATCAAAG cgAGTAAATGTGTTCAACAATCTCAAACCAAAGAAAAAACTGCCAGTTGTGGATATATGGAAAAGAATGACAGTATCAGAGCTAGCATCATCTACTGCAAGAGACATAGATGACGTTTTGAATGCAATTTTCGTCTTTGATTCAACCGgacgttataataaaaatactgtCATAGAAGATCAGACTATATTACATAATGCTGTGCGGAATCttggattaaaatttaaagtgatTCCTAGACCTGATAATAAAGTGGAGGAGAGTACAAAGGACTGCAATGCTGTTAGGCG ccCTCAAGCAGACGAATCtgtgttaataaaacgtcgTCCGGTGGTAACAATCATGGGCCATGTCGACCATGGCAAAACTACATTATTAGATACATTACGTAATACATCGATTGTGAAAACCGAGTTTGGTGGTATTACTCAGCATATTGGAGCTTTTAATG TAACGTTAAAAACTGGGGAAACGATTACATTTTTGGATACTCCTGGACACGCggcttttaatattatgcgAATGAGAGGCGCACAAGTAACTGATATTGTAGTGCTGGTGGTGGCAGCAGATGACGGTGTGATGGACCAAACTGTAGAAAGTATAGAAATGGCAAAAGCTGCAAATGTCCCAATTATAGTGGCTATCAATAAAATCGATAAACCAAATGCTGACATT GCCAGAACGCAAAAGATGCTTGCACAACAAGGAATTCTGGTAGAAGCAATGGGTGGAGACATTCAAAGCGTTAACGTATCAGCCTTACATGGAACAAACTTAGATATTTTAACAGAAGCTGTAGCATTGCAAGCTGAACTCGTGGGATTGAAAGGCGATCCGACGGGATTAGTCGAAGCTGTCGTAATCGAATCTACTACTGACTGTTACCGCGGCAAATTAGCGACAGTGTTAATTCAACGTGGCACTTTAAGAAAAGGTGCATTTCTTG TGAGCGGATTAACGTGGGCCAAAGTAAGAGCTATGTTCGATCATTCCGGAAAATTAGTTACTGAAGCCAAGCTGTCTGATGCAGTGCAGATTATCGGATGGAAAGATTTACCTTCCGCTGGAGATGAGATACTGGAAGTTGAGAATGAAAGAAAGGTACGCATGGTATTACGATATagggaagaagagaaagcTACACAGCTAGCACAGGAACATAAAATTGCAGCGGACAAAAAACATGAGGAATATCTAAAA atatataaagAACATCAAGCAAAAAGAAGAGCAATTGGTAGATACGTGAAAATTTCAGCGCCTGTTCAAAATGAAAAGCCCGATGATGGAATTCCCAAACTTAACGTTGTTGTAAAAGGTGATGTCGCTGGCTCTGTAGAAGCAATATTAgatgtttttaatacatatgGGAGTGACGATAAATGTCAATTAAGCGTTGTCCATTACGGCGTGGGACCTGTTACAGAGACAGATTTAGAAATGGCAGACATGTTTAatg ccATCATATACCCTTTTAACGTTGGTATAACGAAAGATTTACAAGAAAaagctgataaaaaaatgatattgatCCGtccatataatataatatataaacttATTGATGATGttaaaaaagagattaataaaaaacttccGTTAATTGATGCCGAAAATGTGATAG GTGAAGCAAATGTATTGCAAGAGTTTGAGATTAcagataagaaaaagaaagtaaacgTTGCGGGCTGCCGGTGTATTAAAGGCAACCTCAAGAGAGATGCGATGTATCGTTTGATGCGTGGGCAGACACTTATTCATACTG gaaaacTGGCATCTATGAGACATATGAAAAATGAAACTGAAACGATTAAAACTGATGTGGAATGCGGTTTAAGATTCGAAGACCCTACGATATCTTTTAAACCCGGAGACGTTTTAATCTGTTATCAGATATATCAGAAACCGCAACAAACTGACTGGGATCCTGGcttttaa
- the Mif2 gene encoding mitochondrial translation initiation factor 2 isoform X2 gives MLDSLFLTCIQCQHYHTTPQYFKSRSKRVNVFNNLKPKKKLPVVDIWKRMTVSELASSTARDIDDVLNAIFVFDSTGRYNKNTVIEDQTILHNAVRNLGLKFKVIPRPDNKVEESTKDCNAVRRPQADESVLIKRRPVVTIMGHVDHGKTTLLDTLRNTSIVKTEFGGITQHIGAFNVTLKTGETITFLDTPGHAAFNIMRMRGAQVTDIVVLVVAADDGVMDQTVESIEMAKAANVPIIVAINKIDKPNADIARTQKMLAQQGILVEAMGGDIQSVNVSALHGTNLDILTEAVALQAELVGLKGDPTGLVEAVVIESTTDCYRGKLATVLIQRGTLRKGAFLVSGLTWAKVRAMFDHSGKLVTEAKLSDAVQIIGWKDLPSAGDEILEVENERKVRMVLRYREEEKATQLAQEHKIAADKKHEEYLKIYKEHQAKRRAIGRYVKISAPVQNEKPDDGIPKLNVVVKGDVAGSVEAILDVFNTYGSDDKCQLSVVHYGVGPVTETDLEMADMFNAIIYPFNVGITKDLQEKADKKMILIRPYNIIYKLIDDVKKEINKKLPLIDAENVIGEANVLQEFEITDKKKKVNVAGCRCIKGNLKRDAMYRLMRGQTLIHTGKLASMRHMKNETETIKTDVECGLRFEDPTISFKPGDVLICYQIYQKPQQTDWDPGF, from the exons AAGTCCAGATCAAAG cgAGTAAATGTGTTCAACAATCTCAAACCAAAGAAAAAACTGCCAGTTGTGGATATATGGAAAAGAATGACAGTATCAGAGCTAGCATCATCTACTGCAAGAGACATAGATGACGTTTTGAATGCAATTTTCGTCTTTGATTCAACCGgacgttataataaaaatactgtCATAGAAGATCAGACTATATTACATAATGCTGTGCGGAATCttggattaaaatttaaagtgatTCCTAGACCTGATAATAAAGTGGAGGAGAGTACAAAGGACTGCAATGCTGTTAGGCG ccCTCAAGCAGACGAATCtgtgttaataaaacgtcgTCCGGTGGTAACAATCATGGGCCATGTCGACCATGGCAAAACTACATTATTAGATACATTACGTAATACATCGATTGTGAAAACCGAGTTTGGTGGTATTACTCAGCATATTGGAGCTTTTAATG TAACGTTAAAAACTGGGGAAACGATTACATTTTTGGATACTCCTGGACACGCggcttttaatattatgcgAATGAGAGGCGCACAAGTAACTGATATTGTAGTGCTGGTGGTGGCAGCAGATGACGGTGTGATGGACCAAACTGTAGAAAGTATAGAAATGGCAAAAGCTGCAAATGTCCCAATTATAGTGGCTATCAATAAAATCGATAAACCAAATGCTGACATT GCCAGAACGCAAAAGATGCTTGCACAACAAGGAATTCTGGTAGAAGCAATGGGTGGAGACATTCAAAGCGTTAACGTATCAGCCTTACATGGAACAAACTTAGATATTTTAACAGAAGCTGTAGCATTGCAAGCTGAACTCGTGGGATTGAAAGGCGATCCGACGGGATTAGTCGAAGCTGTCGTAATCGAATCTACTACTGACTGTTACCGCGGCAAATTAGCGACAGTGTTAATTCAACGTGGCACTTTAAGAAAAGGTGCATTTCTTG TGAGCGGATTAACGTGGGCCAAAGTAAGAGCTATGTTCGATCATTCCGGAAAATTAGTTACTGAAGCCAAGCTGTCTGATGCAGTGCAGATTATCGGATGGAAAGATTTACCTTCCGCTGGAGATGAGATACTGGAAGTTGAGAATGAAAGAAAGGTACGCATGGTATTACGATATagggaagaagagaaagcTACACAGCTAGCACAGGAACATAAAATTGCAGCGGACAAAAAACATGAGGAATATCTAAAA atatataaagAACATCAAGCAAAAAGAAGAGCAATTGGTAGATACGTGAAAATTTCAGCGCCTGTTCAAAATGAAAAGCCCGATGATGGAATTCCCAAACTTAACGTTGTTGTAAAAGGTGATGTCGCTGGCTCTGTAGAAGCAATATTAgatgtttttaatacatatgGGAGTGACGATAAATGTCAATTAAGCGTTGTCCATTACGGCGTGGGACCTGTTACAGAGACAGATTTAGAAATGGCAGACATGTTTAatg ccATCATATACCCTTTTAACGTTGGTATAACGAAAGATTTACAAGAAAaagctgataaaaaaatgatattgatCCGtccatataatataatatataaacttATTGATGATGttaaaaaagagattaataaaaaacttccGTTAATTGATGCCGAAAATGTGATAG GTGAAGCAAATGTATTGCAAGAGTTTGAGATTAcagataagaaaaagaaagtaaacgTTGCGGGCTGCCGGTGTATTAAAGGCAACCTCAAGAGAGATGCGATGTATCGTTTGATGCGTGGGCAGACACTTATTCATACTG gaaaacTGGCATCTATGAGACATATGAAAAATGAAACTGAAACGATTAAAACTGATGTGGAATGCGGTTTAAGATTCGAAGACCCTACGATATCTTTTAAACCCGGAGACGTTTTAATCTGTTATCAGATATATCAGAAACCGCAACAAACTGACTGGGATCCTGGcttttaa